A window of Hemibagrus wyckioides isolate EC202008001 linkage group LG03, SWU_Hwy_1.0, whole genome shotgun sequence contains these coding sequences:
- the LOC131350924 gene encoding caspase-6-like has product MASQGKDQVSGQVETDHDSAQRVTTAGQGGGRTEMDAQFRKAYKIDPNEEYNMKHKRRGLALIFNQENFYWQLRLYPRSGTNADRDNLKRRFEKLDFEVKVYNDKKQEEVVHIISEAAKANHVDADCFVCVFLSHGENGHVYANDGQIEIKDITSLFRGDKCPSLVGKPKIFILQACRGDKHDDPVTPMDMVDSKDVNQVMVDAGVVQTLPAGADFIMCYSVAEGFYSHRETMNGSWFVQDLCELLEQYGSTLEFTELLMLVNRKVSHRSVQNCRDLSAIGKKQVPCFASMLTKKLYFRPKSRDYV; this is encoded by the exons ATGGCGAGCCAGGGGAAAGATCAAGTTTCAG GTCAGGTTGAGACCGATCATGATTCGGCACAACGTGTTACTACTGCAG GGCAGGGAGGAGGCCGGACAGAGATGGACGCTCAGTTTCGCAA agCTTATAAAATCGACCCAAACGAGGAGTACAACATGAAGCACAAACGCAGAGGTCTGGCTCTCATCTTTAACCAGGAGAACTTTTACTGGCAGCTCAGGTTGTACCCTCGAAGCGGAACCAATGCAGACCGGGACAACCTCAAACGCAG GTTTGAGAAGCTGGACTTTGAGGTGAAGGTTTACAATGATAAGAAACAGGAAGAGGTTGTGCACATCATCTCAGAAG CTGCAAAAGCTAATCACGTAGATGCTGACTGCTTTGTCTGCGTGTTCCTGAGCCACGGGGAAAATGGACACGTTTACGCCAACGACGGCCAGATCGAAATCAAGGACATTACATCTCTGTTCAGAGGAGACAAATGTCCAAGTCTGGTGGGGAAACCAAAGATCTTCATCCTgcag GCATGTCGTGGGGACAAACACGATGATCCGGTCACTCCCATGGACATGGTGGACAGCAAGGACGTCAATCAGGTGATGGTGGACGCCGGGGTGGTTCAGACTCTCCCCGCAGGAGCCGACTTCATCATGTGCTACTCGGTAGCCGAGG GTTTCTACTCTCACCGTGAGACAATGAACGGTTCCTGGTTTGTTCAGGATCTGTGTGAGCTGCTTGAGCAGTACGGCTCCACGCTGGAGTTCACCGAGCTCCTCATGCTCGTCAACCGCAAAGTGTCTCACCGCAGTGTGCAGAACTGCAGAGACCTCTCAGCAATCGGCAAGAAACAGGTGCCCTGCTTCGCCTCCATGCTCACCAAGAAGCTCTACTTCAGGCCCAAGAGCAGGGACTATGTGTAG
- the LOC131345052 gene encoding group XIIA secretory phospholipase A2-like, which produces MKKLRVSVLLLLLWGTLMSSAGLKDSKHKAFDWTEISETFKDFYQKFHKYHRYYKFIKYALEIFLRPNESCQFKCPDGGEKPFPRPGHRPSANGCGSHVFGSPFNAGIPFITSCCDQHDRCYDTCGQKKADCDEQFQGCLNNICGDLVILGGESVQVCELAVSLTYDAVMYLGCKAYLTSQSAACVCKKKTEL; this is translated from the exons ATGAAGAAGCTCAGAGTCTCAgttctcctgctgctgctgtgggGAACTTTAATGTCCAGTGCAGGACTGAAGGACTCTAAACACAAGGCCTTTGACTGGACAGAGATTTCAGAAACCTTTAAGGATTTCTACCAAAAATTCCACAAGTACCACAGATATTACAAATTCATTAAATACGCTTTGGAGATATTCTTAAGACCGAATGAATCGTGTCAGTTTAAATGCCCTGATGGCG GAGAAAAGCCCTTTCCTCGACCTGGTCACAGACCATCGGCCAACGGATGCGGCTCTCATGTGTTTGGATCTCCT TTTAATGCAGGAATTCCATTTATAACCAGCTGCTGTGACCAGCATGACCGCTGCTACGACACGTGTGGACAGAAGAAGGCAGACTGTGATGAACAGTTCCAGGGTTGCCTCAACAACATTTGTGGGGACCTTGTGATCTTGGGGGGTGAGAGTGTACAGG TGTGTGAATTAGCAGTGTCTCTGACCTATGATGCGGTCATGTACCTGGGCTGTAAAGCTTACCTGACCAGCCAGAGCGCTGCATGTGTCTGCAAGAAGAAGACAGAGCTTTGA
- the LOC131345044 gene encoding group XIIA secretory phospholipase A2-like, translating into MQKLSVSAVLLLLCGTFLFSAALEESGHKTSDWTKTLKTITDGIRKLHNYSKTYNFPKYNLGVFSGQDGQECLFKCPDGGEKPFPRPGYKSWPNGCRCPAFGFYFDIGISSITSCCDQHDRCYNTCGQTKRDCDEQFQGCLNNICRELVNMADESVRVCEQAVTQLFNTIKHLGCKPYLKSQSDACVCREQRTEL; encoded by the exons ATGCAGAAGCTCAGTGTCTCAGCTGTCTTGCTCCTGCTGTGTGGAACCTTTTTGTTCAGTGCAGCACTGGAGGAGTCTGGACACAAGACCTCTGACTGGACCAAGACTTTAAAAACCATCACGGACGGAATCCGGAAATTACACAATTACTCCAAAACATACAATTTCCCCAAATATAATCTGGGTGTATTCTCAGGTCAGGATGGTCAGGAGTGTCTGTTTAAATGTCCTGATGGCG GTGAAAAGCCATTTCCTCGACCTGGTTACAAATCATGGCCCAATGGATGCCGCTGTCCGGCGTTTGGATTTTAT TTTGATATCGGAATCTCATCCATCACCAGCTGCTGTGACCAACATGACCGCTGCTACAACACGTGTGGACAGACGAAGAGAGACTGTGATGAACAGTTCCAGGGTTGTCTCAACAACATTTGTAGGGAGCTTGTGAACATGGCGGATGAGAGCGTACGGG TGTGTGAACAAGCAGTGACTCAACTCTTCAATACTATCAAGCACCTGGGCTGTAAACCCTACCTGAAGAGTCAGAgcgatgcgtgtgtgtgccgtgagcaGAGAACCGAGCTGTGA